The window ACACGAGACCATGCGGGAATTCCTGACGAAATCTAAAGGCCGGGCCTGCTGCCACACTCCCGGCCGCCGGGGTCCCGGCCGTCCTGGTGAGCAGAAGTTACTCATTGACGCTGCGAAAAAAGGCGGTCGGATCGGCCCTTGAGCGACCGCTTCTCAGTGCCCTGCGCTTCCATCATGAGCGGTACCTCATCAAGTCAACCGTGTTCGCCGCCCGCCGTTCGCCGCTTTCTCCAGCATCCTCAGCAGTGCGCTTTACAGGAGGCCGATATGTCCCCACGCCACCTTCTCCTTTCCCTCATGCTCGCCGCCGCGACGACCGCCAGCGCCGCCCCGCTCACCGGTCTGGCGCACAGCTTCGTGAACCGCCTCGCGCGGGCCGGCAACGTGCCGATGACCGGCATCGTCTTCACCCGCACCACCGCCACCACCCAGGTCGCCCGGTCCTTCAACGCCCGCAGCTACTGCCTGACCGACCCCACCCTGACGCGGCTGCAGGCGCAGCCCACCAACCGGGCCGTGCAGGCCCAGGTGTTCCTGGAATTCCGCTGCGTGAACACGGTGGGCGGCAAGGCCCTCACGCCGGACCTGGCCCTGGCCCTGCTGGAGGAACTGGGCTACAACCTCCAGGGCGACCTGCTGACCAGCCTGCTGAACAACCCCCCGGGCAGCAACGCGCTGCTCGAGGCCAGCAAGCACGCCGTCACTCCGCTCACGCCCCGCAACTGATTCATGACGCGCCGGCCGCTCGCCCTGATCACCTCGTTCCTGATCCTGGCCGCGACGGCCGCGCTGTGCGGCCAGGCCGTGAGCGCCTACCTGGTCAGCCGCGCCCGTGATCAGGCCGAGCGCCTGCGCCAGGAAGGCGAGTACGACCGCGCCTGGAGCACCCTGGAATCGGCGCTGCACCTCAGCCCCGACTCCCCGGACCTGTGGACGGAACTTGGGCAGACCTACCGCGCGGCGTGGTTTTTCCGGCAGAGCCCGGAGTTGCTCCGCTCGGCGCTGCAGGCCTACGAGCGGGCGGCCACGCTGCATCCGCTGAGCGCCACGCCCCCCGCCGAACTGGCGCGCACGCTGGCGCTGGGCGGGCAGTACGCGCAGGCAGACCGGGCGTACCAGCGTGCGCTCGTGAACGATCCGCGCAACCCGGGTCTGCTGGTGGACCGCGCCGCCGCCCTGGAGAAACTCGGCCGGCCGGCCGCGGCCCTGGCGCTGTACCGCTCGGCCGCCCACATCAAACCGAACGAGTACTCGCAGGCCGCCGAGCAGCGGCTCGCGCCCGCCCGGGAGGCCCCATGACCACCGCCTCACTCCTGAACGGGGAGGCCAAGATCGCGCGGGCGCTGGAACGCGCGGCGCTGCTGGCCCTCTGCGCCTTCGTGGCCTGGGGGCCGCTCGCGCAGGGCAGCACCTTCGCGGGCGGCCGGGCCGGCCTGACCGTGCTGGGGCTCCTGACCGGCGGCCTGTACCTGGCCAGCGCCGTCCTGTCCGGGGAGCGCCGCCCCTGGCGGTCCCTGTGGGTGCTGACCCTGCTGGCCCTGCTGGCCTGGACGGCCCTGAGCGTATGGCAGGCGAGCTCCCGCGCGGTGGCGCTGCCTCAGGGCCTGCTGCTGGGCAGCGTGTTCCTCGCGGCGCTCGCCGCGCGGGGCCTGCTCGTGCCGGCGGGCCGCCGCGGG is drawn from Deinococcus ficus and contains these coding sequences:
- a CDS encoding tetratricopeptide repeat protein yields the protein MTRRPLALITSFLILAATAALCGQAVSAYLVSRARDQAERLRQEGEYDRAWSTLESALHLSPDSPDLWTELGQTYRAAWFFRQSPELLRSALQAYERAATLHPLSATPPAELARTLALGGQYAQADRAYQRALVNDPRNPGLLVDRAAALEKLGRPAAALALYRSAAHIKPNEYSQAAEQRLAPAREAP